One Spinacia oleracea cultivar Varoflay chromosome 4, BTI_SOV_V1, whole genome shotgun sequence DNA segment encodes these proteins:
- the LOC110775916 gene encoding uncharacterized protein produces the protein MGDLMKRQFNVLDLSGHNFLEWTVDAQMNLKAQGLDHTIKDIMVPGTTEIKTATEQEKAKATVLLRHHLHDSLKTEYLMVENPKELWDSLKERYGHHKRVLLPKAQFDWTNLRFQDFKCVSEYNSTLFKIVSLLRYCDQAVTEDQMIEKTLSTFHANNILLQQQYRERGFKRYSELISLWLVAEQNNDLLLKNHNLRPTGSMTFNEANAVESSNPPEENVAHRGGRGRFNHRGRGRGNHRGRGRGRGRGYLDPRNNNHKGHQQGNQKHSPSKEKTHVLDVA, from the coding sequence ATGGGAGATTTGATGAAAAGACAATTCAATGTGCTAGACTTGTCTGGGCACAATTTTCTGGAATGGACTGTTGATGCACAGATGAACTTAAAGGCCCAAGGACTGGATCATACCATAAAAGATATAATGGTTCCAGGCACCACAGAAATCAAAACTGCCACCGAGCAGGAAAAGGCCAAAGCCACAGTCCTCTTAAGGCATCATTTACATGATAGCCTGAAAACTGAATATCTGATGGTGGAGAATCCCAAAGAGTTGTGGGATAGTCTTAAAGAAAGATATGGACACCATAAAAGGGTGCTCCTGCCAAAGGCTCAATTTGACTGGACTAATCTGAGGTTCCAGGATTTTAAATGTGTTAGTGAATATAATTCCACGTTATTCAAAATTGTATCATTGCTGAGATACTGTGATCAAGCGGTCACAGAAGATCAAATGATAGAGAAAACCCTCTCCACCTTTCATGCGAATAATATTCTATTGCAACAGCAATACCGAGAGAGGGGCTTTAAGAGATATTCTGAGCTGATTTCTCTATGGTTGGTTGCTGAACAGAATAATGATCTTCTGTTAAAGAACCATAATCTTAGACCAACTGGGTCTATGACATTCAATGAAGCGAATGCCGTTGAAAGCTCAAACCCACCTGAGGAAAATGTTGCGCATAGAGGTGGACGTGGAAGATTTAACCACCGCGGTAGAGGACGCGGAAACCACCGTGGCCGTGGTCGTGGTCGTGGCAGGGGTTATTTGGACCCTAGAAATAATAATCACAAAGGGCATCAACAGGGAAATCAAAAGCACAGCCCCTCAAAAGAGAAGACACATGTTTTAGATGTGGCATGA